The following coding sequences lie in one Treponema socranskii subsp. buccale genomic window:
- a CDS encoding glycosyltransferase: MKVAIVHDWLVTYGGAESFVELLLKIYPDADIFTLVYDKRKIGNHFLNNTIFTSPLQKLPFATKLYTKLLKFMPKAFESFDFSNYDLVICSSSSCAKGVITPPDVPHIAYVHTPMRYAWDLFFDYRKRSGRITRFFMDKWMSEIRAWDYISSQRIDKIIANSKYISRRIKKFWNLDAEVIYSPVNLKRFTPIKNPSLDYYVAFSRLVPYKRIDIALDACKALGKNLVVIGSGSEEKRLKKRAAGAKNITFTGRISDEKLCAYLQNCKALIFCAEEDFGLVPLEAQACGRPVIAYGKGGACETVEDGETGVFFSEQTASSAQAAIERFEALDKKGAFKSETIAQHAASFSEERFIREFKAAVESAQKTLKQQTVHQ, encoded by the coding sequence GTGAAAGTTGCGATCGTACACGACTGGCTTGTCACTTACGGAGGTGCGGAATCCTTTGTCGAATTGCTTTTAAAAATCTATCCCGACGCCGACATCTTTACGCTCGTATACGATAAACGAAAAATCGGAAATCATTTTCTAAACAATACAATTTTCACGAGCCCGCTTCAAAAGCTTCCGTTCGCGACGAAGCTGTACACAAAGCTTTTAAAATTTATGCCGAAAGCATTCGAATCGTTTGACTTTTCAAACTACGATCTCGTCATCTGCTCGTCTTCATCGTGCGCAAAAGGCGTCATCACGCCGCCCGATGTGCCGCACATCGCATACGTACATACGCCGATGCGTTACGCGTGGGATCTCTTTTTCGATTACCGAAAGCGAAGCGGCCGCATCACCCGTTTTTTTATGGACAAATGGATGAGCGAAATCAGGGCATGGGATTATATTTCCAGTCAGCGTATCGATAAAATAATCGCCAATTCGAAATACATCTCGCGGCGAATCAAAAAATTTTGGAATCTGGATGCCGAAGTAATCTATTCGCCGGTAAATCTGAAAAGATTTACGCCGATAAAAAATCCGTCTCTCGATTATTACGTCGCCTTTTCGCGCCTCGTTCCGTATAAGCGAATCGATATCGCTTTAGACGCCTGCAAAGCGCTCGGAAAAAATCTCGTCGTCATCGGTTCGGGCTCGGAAGAAAAAAGGTTAAAAAAACGCGCGGCGGGTGCAAAAAACATCACGTTTACCGGCAGGATAAGCGATGAAAAACTGTGCGCATACCTGCAAAACTGCAAAGCGCTCATCTTTTGCGCGGAAGAAGATTTCGGACTTGTGCCGCTTGAAGCACAAGCCTGCGGAAGGCCCGTCATCGCCTACGGAAAAGGCGGAGCTTGCGAAACGGTCGAAGACGGAGAAACCGGTGTCTTTTTTTCGGAACAGACGGCAAGTTCCGCACAAGCGGCGATCGAACGCTTTGAAGCGCTCGATAAAAAGGGTGCATTTAAAAGCGAAACAATCGCACAACACGCCGCCTCCTTTTCCGAAGAACGCTTTATCCGCGAGTTCAAAGCGGCCGTTGAAAGCGCGCAAAAAACGCTGAAACAGCAAACGGTTCACCAATAA